A stretch of the Arachis stenosperma cultivar V10309 chromosome 6, arast.V10309.gnm1.PFL2, whole genome shotgun sequence genome encodes the following:
- the LOC130936526 gene encoding protein MARD1-like isoform X1, with protein MPMAELKIQIPPLLPEGERVFKGCVSASELELMELFEDYTCMICHCPNPRNTHIFGNCIIQSTPSVSPKLDASTRYPSHSFLTVCFLCNKNFGHGKNIYMYRYKRVNLEGQAVKLNRAKLEACLTCPLCNKLFNNATTIFECLHTCQCTSSSFLLFYLSFPFFFLFLVSIGFNSLLFGPVILVNSIQFLFIMVVL; from the exons ATGCCAATGGCTGAA CTGAAGATTCAGATTCCTCCCTTACTACCAGAAGGTGAGAGGGTGTTCAAAGGGTGTGTATCTGCCAGCGAGTTAGAACTGATGGAACTCTTTGAGGACTACACATGCATGATTTGCCATTGTCCTAACCCAAGGAACACTCACATATTTGGTAACTGCATCATTCAGAGTACCCCTTCTGTCTCACCCAAGCTAGATGCTTCTACTCGATATCCTTCTCACTCCTTTCTCACTGTCTGCTTTCTCTGCAACAAGAATTTTGGGCATGGTAAAAACATTTACATGTACAG GTACAAAAGAGTAAATCTTGAGGGGCAAGCGGTGAAGCTGAATAGAGCCAAACTTGAGGCATGCTTAACATGTCCATTGTGCAATAAATTGTTCAACAATGCCACCACCATTTTTGAATGCTTACACACTTGTCAGTgcacctcctcctccttcttgcttttttatctttctttcccctttttctttttatttttagtttcgatcggatttaattctcttttatttggcCCTGTTATTTTGgtaaattcaatacaatttttatttatcatggTCGTTCTTTGA
- the LOC130936526 gene encoding FCS-Like Zinc finger 8-like isoform X2, which produces MFRFLRMVVFGSQLKIQIPPLLPEGERVFKGCVSASELELMELFEDYTCMICHCPNPRNTHIFGNCIIQSTPSVSPKLDASTRYPSHSFLTVCFLCNKNFGHGKNIYMYRGERSFCNNECRYQGMLLEEEINKLKAEEVQKSKS; this is translated from the exons ATGTTTCGCTTTTTAAGAATGGTGGTGTTTGGTTCACAGCTGAAGATTCAGATTCCTCCCTTACTACCAGAAGGTGAGAGGGTGTTCAAAGGGTGTGTATCTGCCAGCGAGTTAGAACTGATGGAACTCTTTGAGGACTACACATGCATGATTTGCCATTGTCCTAACCCAAGGAACACTCACATATTTGGTAACTGCATCATTCAGAGTACCCCTTCTGTCTCACCCAAGCTAGATGCTTCTACTCGATATCCTTCTCACTCCTTTCTCACTGTCTGCTTTCTCTGCAACAAGAATTTTGGGCATGGTAAAAACATTTACATGTACAG GGGTGAGAGATCATTTTGCAACAATGAATGTCGTTACCAGGGGATGTTGTTAGAGGAAGAGATCAACAAATTAAAAGCTGAAGAG GTACAAAAGAGTAAATCTTGA